Proteins found in one Terribacillus sp. DMT04 genomic segment:
- a CDS encoding helix-turn-helix domain-containing protein, which yields MLLASIILQAVQPIRNERSTASIYHLLQGKRSAQTLQDAHMYGLTNLFGIYPKLSRELFDQLAEDLLENKIEMTKTPIPYFDGMAYQSQTDIFLYRLLLLLQMLSNSANGEKRYIPVTDQAQVQYWVKQLYRQNQPELTNWRSSLYEELYGLLEKLPEMQAGLFVDRISGYQHIGLTAAQLAAKYKLHEIDVPLYQTSTVHYFLNQVRANKSLFPYLGTLIEQPKQQSNTITSTAHKTRMMLERGLTLDQIAAARKLTENTIKDHIVELTWLEGRRLASRFISEKDAAVIMDCAEKTGTNKLKQIHAALNGKYDYFQIRMALALRNKQEVQT from the coding sequence ATGCTCCTGGCTTCCATCATACTTCAAGCAGTCCAGCCTATCCGCAACGAACGGAGTACAGCCTCCATTTACCATCTCCTCCAAGGCAAACGCTCAGCCCAAACACTTCAAGATGCCCACATGTATGGTCTGACAAATTTGTTTGGTATTTATCCGAAGCTGTCTCGGGAATTGTTTGACCAATTGGCAGAGGACTTACTGGAGAATAAAATAGAGATGACGAAAACACCAATTCCATATTTTGACGGAATGGCGTATCAATCGCAAACCGACATCTTTTTGTATCGGCTGCTTTTGCTTCTCCAAATGCTGTCTAATTCAGCAAACGGAGAAAAGCGTTATATTCCTGTAACCGACCAAGCGCAAGTGCAATATTGGGTCAAGCAGTTATATCGACAGAATCAGCCCGAGCTAACGAATTGGCGAAGCAGCTTATATGAAGAGCTGTACGGCTTGCTTGAAAAATTGCCAGAAATGCAGGCAGGGTTATTCGTCGACCGAATAAGCGGCTATCAGCATATCGGCTTAACAGCAGCGCAGCTAGCAGCGAAATATAAGTTACATGAAATAGATGTGCCGCTATATCAAACATCTACGGTTCATTACTTCCTAAATCAAGTGAGAGCAAACAAATCGCTGTTTCCGTATCTTGGAACGCTGATTGAACAGCCAAAACAACAATCCAACACGATTACATCTACTGCACATAAAACGAGGATGATGCTCGAACGCGGTTTAACACTGGATCAAATAGCAGCTGCCAGAAAATTAACGGAAAACACGATTAAAGATCATATTGTAGAGTTAACCTGGCTGGAAGGCAGAAGGCTGGCGAGCAGATTCATTAGCGAGAAAGATGCAGCTGTTATTATGGATTGTGCAGAAAAGACTGGCACAAATAAACTGAAACAGATTCATGCTGCACTCAACGGAAAGTATGACTATTTCCAAATCAGAATGGCACTTGCGCTGCGGAATAAACAGGAGGTGCAGACGTGA
- a CDS encoding ferredoxin — protein sequence MVMYTYVDQDTCIACGTCGAVAPDVYDYDDEGLAFVLLDRNTGTFAVPEDLQEDVADAHDSCPTESIKLSDLVIGKEALTHI from the coding sequence ATGGTAATGTATACATATGTGGACCAGGATACGTGTATTGCCTGCGGAACATGCGGAGCTGTTGCGCCCGATGTGTACGATTACGATGATGAAGGACTGGCATTTGTCCTGCTTGATCGCAATACTGGTACTTTTGCTGTGCCGGAGGATTTGCAGGAAGATGTAGCAGATGCGCATGACTCTTGTCCTACAGAATCTATTAAGCTGAGTGATTTAGTTATCGGAAAAGAAGCATTAACACATATATAA
- a CDS encoding ECF transporter S component, whose amino-acid sequence MFATRKLTLLAMLTALAATGRIYANVLFPFLPNMQPMTSVVIICSLLLGPAAGVIIAVLSTLLSNMILGMGLWTLWQMIAWGLIGLLFGLIGLLWRNPHLLVMTAASVLTGYMYGLLISLPNLFIMEHFLAYYVAGLSFDTMHAIGNGIFFFILYPVLRKLFDKWIPDHRKRTTSS is encoded by the coding sequence ATGTTTGCAACTCGTAAGCTGACACTGTTGGCCATGCTGACAGCACTTGCTGCGACAGGCAGGATATATGCGAATGTATTGTTCCCGTTTCTGCCTAATATGCAGCCGATGACGAGTGTCGTCATTATTTGTTCCCTTTTGTTAGGTCCGGCTGCGGGTGTAATTATTGCCGTGTTGTCTACCTTATTATCCAACATGATATTGGGAATGGGATTATGGACATTATGGCAAATGATTGCTTGGGGACTCATTGGGCTTTTATTCGGTTTAATCGGGTTGCTATGGAGAAATCCGCATCTGCTTGTTATGACAGCAGCAAGCGTACTGACGGGCTATATGTATGGACTGCTCATATCACTGCCGAACTTGTTTATTATGGAGCATTTTCTTGCTTATTATGTGGCAGGGTTAAGCTTTGACACGATGCACGCCATTGGTAATGGCATTTTCTTTTTTATTTTGTATCCTGTCCTGCGCAAGTTATTCGACAAGTGGATACCTGACCATAGGAAAAGAACCACTTCCTCTTAA
- a CDS encoding DUF4430 domain-containing protein, giving the protein MKKVLHMLSALLLAAGILAGCGTTEESQQNNQQAEQQNELQATITLTEDGQEISSEEVTFEEGANLMDVMKENFELEEEGGMITSIEGHSQDEAANKWWLFTVNGEMAPVGAADTELLDEDEVAFNLQKAS; this is encoded by the coding sequence ATGAAGAAAGTACTACATATGCTGAGTGCACTGCTTTTGGCAGCAGGTATACTCGCAGGCTGCGGGACAACAGAAGAGTCGCAGCAGAATAATCAGCAGGCTGAGCAGCAAAACGAACTGCAAGCCACCATCACCTTAACCGAAGATGGACAAGAGATTAGCTCGGAGGAAGTAACTTTTGAAGAAGGCGCTAATCTGATGGATGTCATGAAAGAGAATTTCGAATTAGAAGAAGAAGGCGGTATGATTACGTCTATTGAAGGCCACAGTCAAGATGAAGCTGCGAATAAATGGTGGCTCTTCACTGTTAACGGTGAAATGGCTCCTGTTGGTGCGGCAGACACAGAACTTTTAGATGAAGATGAAGTAGCCTTCAATCTGCAAAAAGCTTCTTAA